In Synechococcus sp. CB0101, a genomic segment contains:
- a CDS encoding carboxysome peptide A: MLICKVVKPLVSTNRIADFQHKHLQVVLDGSTQKVAVDAVGAIPGDWVICVGSSAAREAAGSKSYPSDLTIVGIIDHWDPDAAKEMAAGKPANPAAPSGSGGAN, translated from the coding sequence ATGTTGATCTGCAAAGTGGTGAAGCCACTGGTTTCCACCAACCGCATCGCCGATTTCCAGCACAAACACCTGCAGGTGGTGCTGGATGGCAGCACCCAAAAGGTGGCTGTGGATGCCGTAGGAGCTATCCCGGGCGACTGGGTGATCTGCGTGGGCAGTTCCGCAGCCCGAGAGGCCGCCGGCAGCAAGTCGTATCCCAGCGATCTCACGATCGTGGGGATCATCGACCACTGGGATCCCGATGCAGCCAAAGAGATGGCTGCCGGCAAGCCCGCCAACCCTGCCGCTCCGAGCGGCAGCGGGGGGGCGAATTAA
- a CDS encoding carboxysome peptide B, with translation MEIMQVMGSLVCTNRVEGFAHQNLRILRTSKGKLNVACDPVGASPGNWVFTASGSAARHATGNANLFTDLTIGGIIDHWSPDG, from the coding sequence ATGGAAATCATGCAGGTGATGGGCTCGCTGGTCTGCACCAATCGGGTGGAGGGCTTTGCCCACCAGAACCTGCGGATCCTGCGCACCTCCAAGGGCAAGCTCAACGTGGCCTGCGACCCTGTCGGTGCTTCCCCAGGCAACTGGGTGTTCACCGCCAGTGGGTCCGCTGCCCGACATGCCACGGGCAACGCCAACCTTTTCACCGATCTCACGATCGGCGGAATCATCGACCACTGGTCGCCCGACGGTTAA
- a CDS encoding BMC domain-containing protein yields MATPRSRATNTSASGKAAAAKPAATTTTPVTAIPAPASTPAAASQASAPATKAVTVTAQTVATTAVASKPASTSRSSAAKPAATARRGGGSSASGGGNNRSSSSSSISPMASSVQGIALGMIETRGLVPAIEAADAMTKAAEVSLIAREFVGGGYVTVLVRGETGAVNAAVRAGADACERVGDGLVAAHIIARPHSEVEPVLSGTNNRRA; encoded by the coding sequence ATGGCCACTCCCAGATCCCGAGCCACCAACACCTCGGCCTCCGGTAAGGCGGCAGCTGCCAAACCAGCTGCCACCACGACCACGCCGGTGACGGCGATCCCAGCACCGGCCTCCACACCGGCTGCCGCCAGCCAAGCCTCGGCCCCCGCCACCAAAGCGGTGACCGTGACGGCTCAAACCGTGGCCACCACTGCCGTTGCCAGCAAACCCGCCAGCACCAGCCGGTCATCGGCTGCCAAGCCGGCCGCAACCGCCCGCCGGGGTGGTGGCAGCAGCGCCAGCGGTGGTGGCAACAACCGTTCTTCCTCTTCCAGCAGCATCTCCCCCATGGCCTCTTCCGTACAGGGCATCGCCCTCGGCATGATCGAAACCCGCGGTCTGGTGCCGGCCATCGAGGCTGCTGACGCCATGACCAAGGCTGCTGAAGTGAGCCTGATCGCCCGCGAATTCGTGGGTGGTGGCTATGTGACCGTGCTCGTGCGCGGCGAAACCGGAGCCGTGAACGCTGCTGTGCGCGCCGGCGCTGATGCCTGTGAGCGCGTGGGCGACGGCCTGGTGGCTGCCCACATCATTGCCCGCCCCCACAGCGAAGTGGAGCCCGTCCTCTCCGGCACCAACAACCGCCGCGCCTGA